AAATATCTGTTAGTTGGCAGCACCGTATCAAAAGATTTTCCGGTTACTAAAGATGCGCTATACCCATCCATCGATGGCGGAATGGATTTGGTGATATTACTGCTGGACAAAACTATGAAGAATATAGAATATTCTTCATACGGAGGAGGATCAAAACAGCGAATTATGGATCCAACCGTCAACTATGTCAAAGATAGTAAGTTGGTAATATCATCCATGTGTATTTCCCCGGACTTCCCTGTAACATTGAAATATGTTGAACCGGATAGCACTTGGACGAATTGTATATGGAAGCTTGATCTGAACACTAATTAAAAAAGATACTCTACAGAAATGTTTTTGGTCTTTGGGACTTTTAATAAAGGAATTAGATAATGACAGCATTAGTGGTCGGAGCGAATGGCGCTACAGGGCGCGAACTGGTAAGAGAGTTATTGAACCGAAATGTAAAAGTTAAAATCATTGTCCGGGGGACAGAAAAAATACCCAATGAGATAAGGACTCATCAAAACCTAACTATAAAAGAAGCAAGTATTCTTCATTTGAGTGAAAATGAGTTGTTGAGTTACATAAAGGACTGTGATGCGGTCGCATCGTGTTTGGGACACAACTTAAGTCTAAAGGGTATCTTTGGAAATCCTAAAATGCTTGTAACAGATACTGTGAAAAAATTGTGTGATGCAATAAAAGAGAACAACCCTACTAAACCTGTAAAATTTGTTTTAATGAATACTACAGCTGTTAACAATAAAGATATGAGCGAAAAATTAGCGTTTCTTGAGAAATCAGTTTTTTCGCTTTTACGAAACCTTTTACCACCTCAGCTAGATAATGAACGAGCAGCAGATTATTTAAGAACAGACATTGGCAATAATAATAAAACCATAACGTGGTCTATTGTCCGACCGGATACGCTCATAAATGAAACTACTGTTTCCGAATACAGTATATATCCTTCACCCATTCGAAGCCCAATTTTCGATGCCGGCAAAACAAGTAGAATTAATGTCGGGCATTTTATGTCTGAATTAATAACAAATGATAATATTTGGGAGAAATGGAAAGGAAAAATGCCGGTGATATACAATAGGTCAAACAGTCAATCCTAATCCAGGGTCGCTTGATCGCAACAGTTTAGATCTAAATTGTAATATTCTTGTACCACAAAAAAACACTCAATTTATTTATAACTTTTGAAGGAAAACTTTATGAAAATGATTTTATTCTCTATCTTTTCTTTATTCTTGGTAAGCGCTGTTTTTGCACAAACAATCCCTGCCGATAGTTTATATCTGGGGCAAACTCCTCCGGGAGATACTCCTAAAATATTTAACCTGTCTGTAAGCCCGGGATTCTTTGCCGCCGAAAGGATCGCAATTTCTAATGATGGCAAAGAAATTTATTATTCAGAGTTGAAAGGTTATTACCCTATCAATACTCCAAGCATCAAGAATTATAGATTCGTAGACGGTAAATGGACGGAGCCATTCAATTTATTTGAAGGTTATTGTGCTCCTGCATTATCCGTTACAAGCGATACGATGTATTTTGAAAAGGAAAATTCCGAAACATTTTTTTCTGCAAAAAAGGGTTTGAGTTGGACTGAACCAAAAAGAATTCTGTCTAAACTCGACTCAGCACATTATCTGCAAGTTACAAATAAAGGAAATCATTATATTTCATCGCGGCCCAAAAACACCATCGGCGTGAGTGACTGGTGTATGCTTGAGTTTAACGGTTCTGATACCACAGCAGTCGGTTTGGGAATGCCATTAAATACGGCCTGGGATAATTTGGATTTTTTTGTTTCTAAAGATGAAACATTTATGATTGTAACAACACCTTTCGGACTAAGTATCAGTTACCCAAAAAAAGATGGCAACTGGACAAATCCAAGAGGGTTAGGTTCAAAAATAAATTTCGGGCTTGGTATGTGGGGCCCTTTCGTGACCCCTGATAATAAGTACCTGTTCTACACAACTGGAACGAAACAAGATTACTCCGATGTCAAAGTGTATTGGGTTTGTGTTGACGGTCTGATTGACAGTTTAAAACACACAAATATTCCGCCTTATGTAAAAAACAAAATAAAAAGCCAAACCGGATTAGTTGGAAATGCATTCAGTTTTACAATTCCGGACGATACATTTTTTGATGAAGACAGCGACAATACGCTTGCTTATTCTGTAACCTTAATCGATGGGAGTCCTTTGCCTTCGTGGTTGAGTTTTAATGCTTCTACAAAAACTTTTTCAGGCACACCAACAGTGGTGGGAGAACTCAAGATCTTAGTTACAGCTGCGGATGCAGGACAAGCTTCAGGTTTAGGCGCATTTAGATTGTTAATAACCGCCAAACCCTAATAATAATAACCTCGGATAGCATCATGGACATTTATGCACCACAATGATCGAGAACCCTGGAAAATGAAACATTTTTTGATAAATTGAATGTTTTTATGGGAACTCTGAAGAGGGTTTTTTTTCTTGTATCAAATCCATCATTAAAACAATATTTTTACACTTTTATTGAAACAATTATTTCTTAGTCGCGTATTTTTATGTGGTTGCCTCCGGTTTGAGGTTCATTTAAAATACAGCGGGTGATTTTATGCGTAATGACATTAAAAAATTCTGGGTTGTTCTGTTAATGACCGCTTCCTGCGCAGGTCCGCTTTTCTCGCAGTATGTGATCGCAGACCTTGGTAATTTTGATATGGACAAGGTTTATGTAAAAGGATTTACGGTCAAGCGTACGGCAACTATCACCATTGACGCCGTCGGCGTGATGTCAAGATCTGAAAAATGGAATCGTTGGAACCCCATGATCGCCTATGGCTGGATATTAAACAGTGACACCAAAGAGATTGTCTGGGAAATGCGGCCAAATAATATCAGTTCCGAATCGGGCACAAACAATATCGTTTACCAGG
The window above is part of the bacterium genome. Proteins encoded here:
- a CDS encoding SDR family oxidoreductase, encoding MTALVVGANGATGRELVRELLNRNVKVKIIVRGTEKIPNEIRTHQNLTIKEASILHLSENELLSYIKDCDAVASCLGHNLSLKGIFGNPKMLVTDTVKKLCDAIKENNPTKPVKFVLMNTTAVNNKDMSEKLAFLEKSVFSLLRNLLPPQLDNERAADYLRTDIGNNNKTITWSIVRPDTLINETTVSEYSIYPSPIRSPIFDAGKTSRINVGHFMSELITNDNIWEKWKGKMPVIYNRSNSQS